Below is a genomic region from Spirochaetota bacterium.
CTGAAGTGCTCCATCCCGGCCTCGTTGTCCACCACTACGTATTTATAATTGCCGGAAAGGTGATCGAAATAATCTTTTAAAATGGAATTGGCGGCGCAGTAGCACCCGGGTCCGTCGGGACAACCCATCACCAGCATGTCCATGTCCTTACCTTCTTTTAATATCTGGTGGAACTTCATGTCAAGGTACGATTGCTTTGTCATCCCCGCGGGGACCTGGGCGCGGTCGCGCATGAAATCGGAGAGGACCGTGCCGATGGTGTCATTCACCTTCACCCCCAGGGATTCGGCCAGGTTCGCATTGGGATCGGCGTCCATGGCAAGGAGGGGCGTCTTCCCTGCTTTTAGTAGATGGCGGATGATCAGCGCCGACGTCGTGGTTTTTCCCGTCCCGCCCTTGCCAGCCACAGCAACAATCCTGCTCATCATGATTCCCCCTGTGCCGTGCCGCATGTCCCGCCGATATTCCTGAACTTCTCCATGACCGTGGGAAAATTCCTGATCTCGGTGTGGGGGAAGAAGAGGGACGCAACGTAATGATCCATGAAGGACTTGTTCTCGCTCAGCTCGAAGTTGGTCATCTTGGCCGCGATCATTTCTGCTTCGGCGAGCAGCTCCCGCGACAGGGTGGCCAGACGGGCCCCCTGGAGGGAGCTGTTGCCAATGAAGGAGAAGCGCTCCACCGGGAGATCGGGGAAGAGTCCCGTGACGATGGATTTCTCGATGTCGACGTAGCTCCCGAAGGCGCCGGCGATGATCACCTCGTCGAGGTCGTTGTGTGTGAGGCCGACACTCTCCAGGAGGGTCTGGTACCCGGCGTACATGGCGCCCTTGGCCCGCATGAAGTTGTCGATGTCTACCTCGGTAATGACAATGTCGCCGTCAATGCCGCTCCGATCGGCGGTGACCAGCACGTATTCCATGCCGTCGCTGCCGCGGCGCAGGCGGGTTGAGCTTAAATCTGTCCTGAATTTTCCATTCGGTTCAAGGAGCCCTGTTTCAAGGAATTCCGCCACTATATTGATAATGCCGGATCCGCAAATCCCCTTCGGCTTTTCCTCGCCGATGGTAAAGACCACCGGCTCGCAGGTGGCAGGGTCGATGCGGACTTCCTCGATGGCGCCGAAGGTGGCCCGCATGCCGTGGCGTATGCCGCCCCCCTCGAAAGCCGGACCGGCGGAGCAGGAGGCGGTGACGAGCCATTCCCTGTTGCCCACCACGATCTCGCCGTTGGTGCCGATATCGATAAAGAGCGTATTCTTATCGTGTCGATAAAGGCCGGAGGCGAGAACTCCGGCCACGATGTCGCCTCCGACATAGCTGGAGATCATCGGCATGGCATAGAGGTACGCGTGGCCGGGGAGGTCGATGCCGAGGTCGGACACTTTGACCGGCGGCATCTGGTTCACCACGGGTGTGTAGGGAGCGGAGCGGATGTAGCGCGTGTCAAGGCCAAGAAGGATATGGGTCATGGCGGTATTGGCCGCTATGGTCATATGGGACACGTCTTCCCGGCGGACGCCGCTCTTCCTGAGCAGGTTTTCGATAACACCGTTTATGGTGGCAACAACGGTTTTTTGGAGCATGGAAAGCCCCTCTCCCTTCTGAGCGAAGACCATTCTGCTGATAACATCTTCACCATATCGGATTTGCCCGTTATAATCGGATGCCTCGGCTTTGGTCTCACCGCGAGCCAGGTCAATGAGCTCGCCGCAGACCGTCGTGGTGCCCACGTCGATAACAATACTGTAGTGGCATGATGCCGTATCGCCCGCTTCGATGTTGATGATGCGGGGATGGCTGCTTCCCGGTTTTGTCCCAAAGCATGTGTGCAGTATTGTTATCGTGGCCTTCCAATCGCATTCCCTGAGGGCGCCGGGGAGCCTGCGGATTGCCGGGTAATCTATGGTCAAATCATTAATATTGTGTTGTTTTTTTAAGGCCCGTACTATACGCGACAGGTCGCTCGCATTGTCATCAGTATCAGGCGGATCGACAATAATGGTTTTTTTCTCGATAACGGCTTGATGGGTGCCTGACGTTTTCTCTACATCGCGTCGGATTGCCAGCCTTCCTGTGGCCTTAGTGATCTTAGGTGCGTCAAGTATCCCCCGGTGTAAGCGTGACTCCGGCGGAATCTCAACTTTCAGCGGCGTTTCAACATAGCTTAGGCAGGCGAGACGATATCCCTTCTTATAATCCTCGTCGGATATCTTTTCTGTTTTACCGCCCGTAACACTACCTGTGGTGACCATTACCCTGCATTTACCACAGGTTCCCTGACCACCGCAGGATGAGTTTATATGAACACCGGCCGCATGGGCGGCGCGCAGGAGGTTCTCGCCCTGGGGCACTGCTACTGTCACGTCATCGGGCAGCAATATTATATCGATTCCCTGCATAATATTATATTACTATATCAAGATATATCAATATAGTAATATAATATTATGCTCCTGTCAAGATTAATTTTTTAAAAAATATACTGAAGAACAAAGACATTCAACTATTAATTGTGAATTGGGAATTACATATTAAATTAATGGAAGGTAAGTTTGCATCAACGATAATATGTCCGACTGATCGGTAGGAATACTTACACCGTGTTTTATTGCGGAATTAAATATCTAGCTGGAGAGTTGATCTAAACATAATGGTGTTTCTGATTATAAATAATAATTGAGGGACTTAGATTTATCATCACATAGTTAATTATGAAAAAATGGTTGACACGAAAACCCTATTATTTAACCATTTGGTTAAATAATGTTAACCAAATGGTTAAATGATTATGGGCATGCGGAGGTTTATCTTATGACAGACTTGCCAATAAAAATAGGCCGAGTTGCTGTCAACATAATCAAAGAAAGAATGATTTCATTAATCATGATATGCACGATAACAATCTTCGCAGGTCCGGTATACACGGCTTGTTTTGTGTCGAAAAACCTCGGTGGAATTGCTTTTGCGGCGGAAAAAACCGAAAAAAATAAATCAGAAATTAAGAATGATGAGATTGATTTAGATAAGAATGATGAAGTTAAACGCGATGCACTGCGCTATATCTATTCAGTCGGTTTTCCGGGCCTGACCTTCGCCTACGCTTTTTCCTCCTGGGGATGGGGTAAAAGAGATTATTGGAAGTGGTCCCATGAGGGATTTTTCGAACATAATACCCATTATGGAGGGTTTGACAAGATCGGCCATCTGTTTACACATTACAGCGCCATGCGTCTCAGTTGCTCTGTGTTTAATTATACGGAGCGCGGTTCGAATATGCGATTTCTCTACGGGGCACTGCTGACGTTCCTCATGGGCCTTTCAATAGAAATCGGGGATGCCTATTCCGGATACGGCTTTGCATATCATGATATCATTTTTGATTCCGCAGGCATATTGATCGGCGGACTTCTCGAAGTTTTTCCCAAGGTGGATGCCTTCATCAGCCTGAGCATCGAATACTGGCCAAGTGCCTTTTTCAGGAAACATCCGCAAAAGTTATTGCTGTTATTCGACGATTTCGGCGGCATGATTGTGATGGCCAACATCAAGCTTGCCGGTTTTAAGGAAGTGGGGATCAACATCCCGAATTT
It encodes:
- a CDS encoding AAA family ATPase produces the protein MMSRIVAVAGKGGTGKTTTSALIIRHLLKAGKTPLLAMDADPNANLAESLGVKVNDTIGTVLSDFMRDRAQVPAGMTKQSYLDMKFHQILKEGKDMDMLVMGCPDGPGCYCAANSILKDYFDHLSGNYKYVVVDNEAGMEHFSRKTAARIDTLIFCSNYSLKGLKTVRTIAGLVKELKIDVGERYLLVNRTPETLEQEFLNGIEETGIPLLGYTPMDTEIEESEIKGVPLLDLPDSSKTVGRFEEMLGRILP
- a CDS encoding DUF4445 domain-containing protein, with protein sequence MQGIDIILLPDDVTVAVPQGENLLRAAHAAGVHINSSCGGQGTCGKCRVMVTTGSVTGGKTEKISDEDYKKGYRLACLSYVETPLKVEIPPESRLHRGILDAPKITKATGRLAIRRDVEKTSGTHQAVIEKKTIIVDPPDTDDNASDLSRIVRALKKQHNINDLTIDYPAIRRLPGALRECDWKATITILHTCFGTKPGSSHPRIINIEAGDTASCHYSIVIDVGTTTVCGELIDLARGETKAEASDYNGQIRYGEDVISRMVFAQKGEGLSMLQKTVVATINGVIENLLRKSGVRREDVSHMTIAANTAMTHILLGLDTRYIRSAPYTPVVNQMPPVKVSDLGIDLPGHAYLYAMPMISSYVGGDIVAGVLASGLYRHDKNTLFIDIGTNGEIVVGNREWLVTASCSAGPAFEGGGIRHGMRATFGAIEEVRIDPATCEPVVFTIGEEKPKGICGSGIINIVAEFLETGLLEPNGKFRTDLSSTRLRRGSDGMEYVLVTADRSGIDGDIVITEVDIDNFMRAKGAMYAGYQTLLESVGLTHNDLDEVIIAGAFGSYVDIEKSIVTGLFPDLPVERFSFIGNSSLQGARLATLSRELLAEAEMIAAKMTNFELSENKSFMDHYVASLFFPHTEIRNFPTVMEKFRNIGGTCGTAQGES
- a CDS encoding DUF2279 domain-containing protein: MTDLPIKIGRVAVNIIKERMISLIMICTITIFAGPVYTACFVSKNLGGIAFAAEKTEKNKSEIKNDEIDLDKNDEVKRDALRYIYSVGFPGLTFAYAFSSWGWGKRDYWKWSHEGFFEHNTHYGGFDKIGHLFTHYSAMRLSCSVFNYTERGSNMRFLYGALLTFLMGLSIEIGDAYSGYGFAYHDIIFDSAGILIGGLLEVFPKVDAFISLSIEYWPSAFFRKHPQKLLLLFDDFGGMIVMANIKLAGFKEVGINIPNFMRYIMIDVGYGVKGYTSYDRRVAWDNYHLPMKSQNFYIGISINFVEIVKDFFKDQQSLACRGTQQVFKYYHIPAGYKHRFNLNGSMNTPRD